The Vigna unguiculata cultivar IT97K-499-35 unplaced genomic scaffold, ASM411807v1 contig_122, whole genome shotgun sequence genome has a window encoding:
- the LOC114171172 gene encoding uncharacterized protein LOC114171172 has product MSNIAKLEFEALNISGENYLSWILDAEIHQDAMGLGDAIKGGNKASEQDKAKAMIFLRRHLYEGLKIEYLTVKDPSVLWKNLKERYDHQKTVILPKARYDWMHLRLQDFKTQQYREKVFTNILN; this is encoded by the exons ATGTCAAATATTGCAAAGCTTGAATTTGAGGCCCTTAATATTTCAGGGGAGAATTATTTATCATGGATTTTAGATGCTGAAATTCATCAAGATGCAATGGGTCTGGGTGATGCTATTAAAGGaggaaataaagcatctgaacAAGATAAAGCTAAAGCTATGATTTTCCTTCGTCGCCATCTTTATGAAGGGTTGAAAATTGAATATCTTACTGTAAAAGACCCTTCTGTAttatggaaaaatttaaaagaaagatatgaCCACCAGAAAACTGTGATTTTGCCAAAAGCTCGTTATGATTGGATGCATTTACGGTTACAAGATTTTAAAACT CAACAATATCGTGAAAAGGTTTTCACAAATAttctgaattga